In the genome of Pseudarthrobacter sp. IC2-21, one region contains:
- the catC gene encoding muconolactone Delta-isomerase, with the protein MKFLVHMDVNLPADLPADEAAELKATEKAYSQELQRSGKWPEIWRVVGEYANYSIFDAESNDELHDILQNLPLFPYMEISVVPLAKHPSDVK; encoded by the coding sequence ATGAAATTCCTGGTCCACATGGACGTAAACCTGCCCGCCGATCTGCCCGCGGACGAAGCCGCAGAGCTCAAGGCTACGGAGAAGGCCTACTCACAGGAGCTGCAGCGTTCCGGCAAATGGCCCGAAATCTGGCGGGTGGTGGGCGAGTACGCCAATTATTCGATCTTCGACGCCGAGTCGAACGACGAACTCCACGACATCCTGCAGAACCTGCCGCTGTTCCCGTACATGGAGATCTCGGTGGTGCCGCTCGCGAAGCACCCCTCCGACGTCAAATAG
- a CDS encoding transporter substrate-binding domain-containing protein, whose protein sequence is MTRVKTKQAAAAALALSSLLALGACSDPGATAAAAPASGATTTAAGKTFNLTPEQDRFKVNVDPEAAALVPAAIKADGKLTVVTTGGSAPLTLFATDNKTLIGSEVDIAYAVGAALGLEVEVLPVAWADWPLGVESGKYEAVLSNVTVTEARKEKLDFATYRNDLLGFYAKADSTIGTIKEAKDVAGKRIIVGSGTNQEAILVRWDEENKAKGLEPVAFQYYDDDSASTLALQSGRADLTFGPNASAAYKTAQDGKTKEVGTLNRGWPLAAEIAFTTRNGNGLAVAAQTELNPAGLHKK, encoded by the coding sequence ATGACCAGAGTCAAAACCAAACAGGCTGCCGCCGCAGCACTCGCACTGAGCTCCCTCCTGGCGCTGGGCGCCTGCTCGGATCCGGGCGCAACGGCCGCGGCAGCACCGGCGTCGGGCGCCACAACTACCGCGGCGGGCAAGACGTTTAATCTGACTCCCGAGCAGGACCGCTTCAAGGTGAACGTTGATCCGGAGGCGGCGGCACTGGTCCCCGCCGCCATCAAGGCGGACGGAAAACTCACCGTGGTCACCACCGGAGGCTCGGCCCCTCTGACGCTCTTCGCCACGGACAACAAAACCCTGATCGGCAGCGAAGTGGACATCGCCTACGCGGTGGGCGCGGCCCTGGGACTGGAGGTCGAAGTGCTTCCCGTCGCCTGGGCCGACTGGCCGTTGGGCGTCGAGTCCGGGAAGTACGAGGCAGTCCTGTCCAATGTCACCGTCACCGAGGCGCGGAAGGAGAAGCTCGACTTCGCAACCTACCGCAACGACCTTCTGGGCTTCTACGCCAAGGCCGACTCCACCATCGGCACCATCAAGGAAGCGAAGGATGTGGCCGGCAAACGCATCATCGTCGGTTCCGGCACCAACCAGGAGGCAATCCTGGTGCGCTGGGACGAGGAGAACAAGGCGAAGGGCCTGGAGCCGGTCGCCTTCCAGTATTACGACGACGACTCCGCCTCCACGCTCGCCCTCCAGTCGGGCCGCGCGGACCTGACGTTCGGCCCGAACGCATCGGCCGCCTACAAGACCGCCCAGGACGGCAAGACCAAGGAAGTGGGCACCCTGAACCGCGGCTGGCCGCTGGCTGCGGAGATCGCGTTCACCACCCGGAACGGCAACGGACTCGCGGTCGCTGCCCAGACGGAACTGAACCCGGCAGGCCTTCACAAGAAGTAG
- a CDS encoding mandelate racemase/muconate lactonizing enzyme family protein produces MKIAAIEAIPYSIPYLHPLHFASGSVHEADHVLIRLRTEDGVVGTADTPPRPYTYGETQKSIVAVVEDIFAPQLIGVDIFDREKVQEILYRTVHNQTAKGAVDIALWDALGKTLGQPVTKLLGGYTDSLRVSHMLGFKPAQELLALALEFRETYGINTFKLKTGRRPLHLDVEAARVLREGLGDEAELYMDANRGWSANEAAEVLRRTADLGLQFLEEPDDAREVLGRRRLVTNSPIPIAADESAANLGEAAREILTGGANLLAVKTARSGFTEGAKIVGMAEGMGIDVYIGNQIDTQVGTAASVTFGAAFAHTAKRAAELSNFLDMTDDLLAEPLAITGGRIRVPEGPGVGTAVDEDKLALYRTDR; encoded by the coding sequence ATGAAGATCGCGGCCATTGAGGCGATTCCCTACTCGATCCCCTACCTTCATCCCCTGCACTTCGCGTCAGGGTCCGTGCACGAGGCAGACCACGTGCTGATCAGGCTTCGGACGGAAGACGGCGTAGTGGGCACCGCTGACACCCCGCCCCGCCCGTACACCTACGGTGAGACGCAGAAGTCAATCGTTGCCGTGGTGGAGGACATTTTTGCTCCGCAGCTGATCGGCGTCGACATTTTTGACCGCGAGAAGGTCCAGGAGATCCTCTACCGGACGGTGCACAACCAGACCGCCAAGGGTGCCGTGGACATCGCCTTGTGGGATGCCCTCGGCAAAACACTCGGTCAGCCGGTGACAAAACTGCTGGGCGGCTACACCGACTCGCTGCGCGTCTCCCACATGCTCGGTTTCAAGCCGGCCCAGGAGTTGCTGGCGCTGGCCCTGGAGTTCCGCGAAACCTACGGCATCAACACTTTCAAGCTCAAGACCGGCCGGCGGCCCCTCCACCTCGACGTCGAAGCCGCCCGGGTCCTGCGTGAGGGCCTCGGCGACGAGGCTGAACTCTACATGGACGCCAACCGTGGCTGGTCGGCCAATGAGGCGGCCGAGGTCCTGCGCCGCACAGCCGACTTGGGGCTGCAGTTCCTTGAAGAGCCCGACGACGCCCGGGAGGTCCTGGGCCGCCGTCGCCTCGTCACGAACTCCCCCATCCCCATTGCCGCAGACGAATCGGCCGCCAACCTCGGCGAGGCCGCACGGGAAATCCTCACCGGCGGCGCCAACCTGCTGGCCGTCAAAACCGCCCGTTCAGGCTTCACCGAGGGGGCCAAGATCGTGGGGATGGCCGAGGGCATGGGCATCGATGTTTACATCGGCAACCAGATCGACACCCAGGTGGGCACGGCGGCGTCGGTGACCTTCGGCGCCGCGTTCGCCCACACGGCCAAACGGGCGGCGGAACTTTCCAACTTCCTGGACATGACCGACGACCTGCTGGCCGAACCCCTGGCCATCACCGGCGGACGCATCCGTGTTCCTGAGGGCCCCGGGGTGGGCACCGCTGTTGATGAGGACAAGCTCGCCCTGTACCGCACCGACCGATAA
- a CDS encoding maleylpyruvate isomerase family mycothiol-dependent enzyme, with the protein MINPARLHSDLSRLGRETDMFLATVESLADDEMAVPSLCEGWTRADVIAHVASSGRALVKLIDWAASGEERPLYASREARAAEIAALAALPREELIREVRDSAQNFAEQARRLSGELAAPEVQLNGKPLSATSIVALRIAEVVVHHHDLNTAWTIEEADPDSLLNALEAVVRSLRAKGAPGMTLVTEERDEWVIGDGGLRVASDREGLLQWLARGDAEHVDVDGPVPALPAW; encoded by the coding sequence ATGATCAACCCTGCACGCCTTCACTCCGACCTGTCCCGCCTCGGCAGGGAGACGGACATGTTCCTGGCCACCGTTGAGTCCCTTGCCGACGACGAGATGGCGGTTCCCTCGCTGTGTGAGGGGTGGACCCGTGCCGACGTTATTGCCCACGTCGCCTCCAGCGGGCGCGCCCTGGTGAAGCTCATCGACTGGGCAGCCTCCGGGGAGGAACGTCCCCTGTACGCCTCCCGTGAGGCCCGGGCCGCGGAGATCGCCGCCTTGGCGGCCCTGCCACGGGAAGAGCTCATCCGGGAAGTGCGGGATTCCGCTCAAAACTTCGCCGAACAGGCCCGGCGGCTCAGCGGTGAACTGGCCGCCCCGGAGGTGCAGTTGAACGGCAAGCCGCTCTCCGCCACGTCCATCGTGGCGCTCCGGATCGCCGAGGTTGTGGTGCATCACCACGACCTCAACACCGCCTGGACCATCGAGGAGGCCGATCCGGACTCCCTGCTGAACGCCCTCGAAGCCGTGGTGCGGTCCCTGCGCGCCAAGGGTGCCCCCGGCATGACGCTGGTGACCGAGGAACGGGACGAATGGGTCATTGGCGACGGCGGGCTGCGCGTGGCGTCCGACCGCGAAGGCCTGCTCCAATGGCTGGCACGGGGCGACGCCGAGCATGTTGACGTTGACGGGCCCGTGCCGGCACTACCGGCCTGGTAG
- a CDS encoding MarR family winged helix-turn-helix transcriptional regulator, whose product MEKVHEAAKALLELAWWVQRKGPIRAGFEPLPATERVILGYLEGNERSSVTEVGAALDIKPSNVSAAVRELSARGLVERVADPDDKRKSLLSLTDEARRNKSSIDAAVTGSLEEVLEQLSPEHRESLFASLDALGDVVLRLRTADR is encoded by the coding sequence ATGGAAAAAGTGCATGAGGCGGCGAAGGCGCTCCTGGAGCTGGCCTGGTGGGTTCAACGCAAAGGCCCCATCCGGGCCGGTTTTGAACCCCTGCCCGCCACGGAGCGGGTCATCCTCGGATACCTGGAAGGCAACGAGAGATCGAGCGTCACCGAAGTGGGGGCCGCGCTGGACATCAAGCCCTCGAACGTCTCCGCCGCCGTCCGCGAACTCAGTGCGCGCGGGCTGGTGGAACGGGTTGCGGATCCGGACGACAAACGAAAGTCGTTGCTGTCCCTGACCGATGAGGCCCGCCGGAACAAGAGCAGCATCGACGCGGCGGTGACGGGCTCCCTGGAGGAAGTGCTGGAGCAGCTCTCACCCGAACACCGGGAATCCCTCTTCGCCTCCCTCGATGCGCTGGGCGATGTTGTCCTTCGCCTCCGTACCGCGGACAGGTAG
- a CDS encoding multidrug effflux MFS transporter → MTMLALLSALGPFAIDMYLPAFPQMMQDLNTTAASIQLTLTTFMLGMAVGQLVIGPLSDQFGRRKPLLIGALACLAASVLCAVAPNIETLIGMRFLQGFAGAAGVVLARAIVSDSARGVHAAKQFGILMAVGGIAPVLSPLAGGGVIGFAGWRGVFWALAVLNLLMVIGSIIIVKESLPREHRSNGGVKELFASTGRMLGNRRYLGFTFAFAFAMAAMFGYISASPFVYQNILGLNPTAFSLLFAVNALGITITSVVGVKLVGTLSPLRMTYIGVSGLVVFSAGLLAVVTAGNTPLFPTLALLFLGISSLGFIFGNAAALATDQVKKYAGTGSAVMGALQFTLAAIASPLVGLAGEDSATPMAIVMLVAGGIALLSLITLTRGGAPLPAAAGQEERQPATASR, encoded by the coding sequence ATGACCATGCTGGCGCTCCTCAGCGCCCTGGGCCCCTTTGCCATCGACATGTACCTGCCAGCTTTCCCGCAGATGATGCAGGACCTGAACACCACCGCAGCCTCCATCCAGCTGACACTCACCACCTTCATGCTCGGCATGGCCGTCGGCCAGCTGGTCATTGGACCACTTTCCGACCAGTTCGGCCGGCGCAAGCCGCTGCTGATCGGCGCCCTCGCATGCCTGGCGGCCAGTGTGCTCTGCGCCGTGGCACCCAACATCGAGACCCTGATCGGCATGCGCTTCCTGCAGGGATTCGCGGGGGCGGCAGGCGTGGTCCTGGCCCGCGCCATCGTTTCCGATTCAGCCCGCGGCGTGCACGCCGCCAAGCAGTTCGGCATCCTGATGGCCGTGGGCGGCATCGCTCCGGTCCTCTCACCACTGGCCGGCGGCGGTGTCATCGGCTTCGCCGGCTGGCGCGGTGTGTTCTGGGCCCTGGCTGTGCTGAACCTGCTGATGGTGATCGGTTCGATCATCATCGTGAAGGAAAGCCTGCCGCGGGAACACCGCAGCAACGGCGGCGTGAAAGAGCTGTTCGCCAGCACCGGACGCATGCTGGGCAACCGGCGCTACCTTGGCTTCACGTTCGCGTTCGCCTTCGCCATGGCGGCCATGTTCGGCTACATCTCCGCCTCGCCCTTTGTCTACCAAAACATCCTGGGACTCAACCCCACGGCGTTTTCGCTGCTGTTCGCCGTGAACGCGCTGGGCATCACCATCACCAGCGTCGTGGGCGTCAAGCTGGTTGGCACCCTGAGCCCACTGCGCATGACGTACATCGGCGTCTCGGGCCTGGTGGTGTTCAGTGCCGGGCTGCTGGCAGTGGTCACGGCAGGGAACACGCCGCTGTTCCCGACGCTGGCGCTGCTCTTCCTGGGCATCTCCTCCCTGGGCTTCATCTTCGGCAACGCCGCGGCCCTGGCCACGGACCAGGTCAAGAAGTACGCAGGCACCGGGTCCGCAGTCATGGGTGCGCTCCAGTTCACCCTGGCCGCCATCGCGTCGCCCTTGGTGGGCCTCGCCGGAGAAGACAGCGCCACGCCCATGGCCATCGTGATGCTGGTGGCGGGGGGCATCGCTCTCCTCAGCCTGATCACGCTCACCCGCGGCGGCGCACCCCTTCCGGCCGCTGCCGGGCAGGAGGAAAGGCAGCCGGCAACCGCATCCCGCTGA
- a CDS encoding type 1 glutamine amidotransferase domain-containing protein — protein MANILMVVSAADSLTMKDGSEHPTGYWAEELVVSHQTLRDAGHTVHIATPGGTKPTVDQVSLAPESAGGKERADSFRDYLATIDAELSAPLVLADVDIAGYDAVVMPGGHGPMTDLYKDADLGRLLVAADSAGKIIAPFCHGPAGLLSATLDDGSFAFAGRRLTVFTNDEELNGGTGENTPWLVEDALKDKGAVIENAASWSSNVVRDRNLITGQNPQSSEDVAKEVVSALG, from the coding sequence ATGGCAAACATCTTGATGGTCGTATCGGCCGCCGATTCACTCACCATGAAGGACGGCAGCGAACACCCCACCGGCTACTGGGCCGAGGAACTGGTGGTCTCCCACCAGACCCTCCGGGACGCCGGCCACACGGTCCACATCGCCACGCCCGGCGGAACAAAGCCCACTGTTGACCAGGTGAGCCTGGCCCCGGAGTCGGCCGGCGGCAAGGAACGGGCGGACAGCTTCCGCGACTACCTGGCCACCATCGACGCCGAGCTCTCGGCTCCCCTGGTGCTGGCCGACGTCGACATCGCCGGCTACGACGCCGTGGTGATGCCCGGTGGCCACGGCCCCATGACCGACCTGTACAAGGACGCCGATCTGGGCCGCCTCCTGGTGGCTGCGGACAGTGCCGGAAAAATCATCGCCCCGTTCTGCCACGGGCCCGCCGGGCTGCTCAGCGCAACGCTCGACGACGGCTCGTTCGCCTTTGCAGGCCGCCGCCTCACCGTCTTCACCAACGATGAGGAACTGAACGGCGGCACCGGGGAGAACACCCCGTGGCTGGTGGAGGACGCACTGAAGGACAAGGGCGCCGTCATCGAGAACGCGGCGTCCTGGAGCTCCAATGTGGTCCGCGACCGCAACCTCATCACCGGCCAGAACCCGCAGTCCAGCGAGGACGTGGCCAAGGAAGTCGTCAGCGCGCTGGGCTAA
- a CDS encoding aromatic acid/H+ symport family MFS transporter, which yields MSQPHAVIAENPQKETRTANWVAFIICTALLFDGYDLVIYGTVLPGLLADPGQIGAFDAVTAGLLGSWALIGVLVGSLICGAVGDFFGRRRLMLLGIAWFSIGMFATAFATSVPAFGALRFATGLGLGIVIASAGATMAEFAPAGRRQFYNAIVYSGIPAGGVLASILGILFLDSIGWRGLFIIGSLPLLFLLPIAWRKLPESPRWLLSRGREQEALAAAQRTGVPLIEERIIQQVGAAPQKSGFAAVFSRQFAAAAVLLGLMSFCGLLLTYGLNTWLPKIMEGYGYGRTYSLFFPLALNLGAVAGGLLASRLADKSGPQRVIAATFALATISLALMTFSFPLPLLFVFIALAGVGTLGTQVLIYGFQSNYFTTNARAAGVAWCASVGRLGGVLGPIIGGWLAAAGIGGSTAFYIYGAVALVGAVVTVLVPRQRKLEEAEHKVEEIAESRTEDGVPAGQPT from the coding sequence ATGTCACAACCGCATGCCGTTATTGCCGAAAATCCGCAGAAGGAAACGCGCACTGCCAATTGGGTGGCCTTCATCATCTGCACCGCGCTCCTGTTCGACGGGTACGACCTCGTCATTTACGGCACCGTCCTTCCCGGGCTGCTCGCGGACCCGGGCCAGATTGGAGCGTTTGATGCAGTCACCGCAGGCCTGCTCGGCTCCTGGGCCCTGATCGGAGTCCTTGTCGGTTCCCTGATCTGCGGCGCGGTGGGTGACTTCTTCGGCCGCCGCCGGCTGATGCTCCTGGGCATAGCCTGGTTCTCCATCGGCATGTTCGCCACAGCCTTTGCCACCAGCGTCCCCGCCTTCGGAGCCCTGCGCTTCGCAACCGGGCTCGGACTGGGCATCGTGATTGCCAGCGCCGGTGCCACCATGGCCGAATTCGCCCCGGCCGGACGCCGCCAGTTCTACAACGCAATCGTGTACTCGGGCATCCCGGCAGGCGGAGTCCTGGCCTCCATCCTGGGCATCCTGTTCCTCGACAGCATCGGCTGGCGCGGGCTTTTCATCATCGGCTCGCTGCCGCTGCTCTTTCTCCTGCCCATTGCCTGGCGCAAGCTTCCTGAGTCACCGCGGTGGCTGCTGTCCCGGGGCCGGGAGCAGGAGGCCCTCGCCGCCGCCCAGCGCACCGGCGTCCCGCTCATCGAAGAGCGGATCATCCAGCAGGTCGGCGCCGCGCCGCAGAAGTCAGGTTTTGCCGCAGTGTTTTCCCGCCAGTTCGCGGCCGCAGCCGTCCTGTTGGGCCTGATGTCCTTCTGCGGCCTCCTGCTGACCTACGGCCTCAACACCTGGCTGCCCAAAATCATGGAAGGCTACGGCTACGGGCGGACCTACTCGCTGTTCTTCCCGCTGGCATTGAACCTCGGCGCCGTGGCGGGCGGACTGCTGGCCTCCCGCCTGGCGGACAAGAGCGGACCGCAGCGGGTCATCGCCGCCACCTTCGCGCTGGCAACGATCTCCCTGGCCCTGATGACTTTCAGTTTTCCGCTGCCGCTGCTTTTTGTCTTTATTGCCCTGGCAGGCGTCGGCACGCTGGGAACCCAGGTGCTGATCTATGGGTTCCAGTCCAACTACTTCACCACAAATGCCCGGGCGGCCGGCGTGGCCTGGTGTGCAAGCGTGGGCCGGCTGGGCGGAGTGCTCGGTCCCATCATCGGAGGCTGGCTGGCCGCCGCCGGCATCGGCGGATCCACTGCCTTCTACATCTACGGGGCCGTCGCCCTGGTGGGCGCCGTGGTCACCGTGCTGGTCCCCCGCCAACGCAAGCTGGAGGAAGCCGAACACAAGGTGGAGGAAATCGCGGAAAGCAGGACAGAAGACGGCGTCCCGGCCGGCCAGCCCACCTAG
- a CDS encoding chromosome segregation ATPase — protein MTTAASKSVFARRLAAAVILPGLLTSSLVLVQPAMAAPGGVTGICNGVVNQLAHRGTVQENLMKAAVKKNAAAIAALQAERATMQSSADSLTSQVAAAQKELDGLASQEQQLADDVTAAQGEVDRLTSEQKAAAGAVTSAQADLAALLGHQATVHSELAPLQDELAAAQDESSGLKSKLADLETQQAANTKSLEAARTELGAAQQAASNAASAVAAKNAEIQQAQADLAILNTKAAQAAADVEAAQQAVTDAETQLKVLEAAGANAAAELQAQQDKVATANQTLANLQAVAAAADVVVTSKKDQIKAAQAELTALQSTASAAKAALDATNAQISTAQGELTTLQDSAALAATAVSDNNAKIAAVNADITALQGQIKSLNDQISAQQAQLTTAQDDLAALTAQMNTLTAQVASLDSQIAAINNNGNGQGKKELIAKRDAAQAQLNTVNGQITNKNAQISGLQGDLAALQTQVNSLNSQLQTKQAESSTLQQKAAPLQTSLDAANLAVSTKQGDIATLKAQVPALQTALNQANGAVTTKQAELAALKGQLPALERTATAAADAVTAQQQVVADLERSLPTLTANVVQAQQDIADQRAVLEGKKAALAQAQDALAAANKAVGDKQLEISALQDQLPALQSTLDAANAAVATKTGEIDSLNRIGDTLVAQITALNAQISTAEANVLDLQAQVAPLLQQLNQLNGEISATQAKLATLQSQLNGLDSELTAAQLKLAGLQAQKKQNGADIKAQKDVVASLQAQLGAVQLQIAGIDVTIALGGCAA, from the coding sequence ATGACTACTGCAGCGTCCAAATCCGTCTTTGCCCGTCGCCTTGCCGCTGCGGTTATCCTGCCCGGCCTGCTCACCAGCAGCCTGGTCCTGGTCCAGCCCGCCATGGCCGCTCCGGGCGGGGTCACCGGAATCTGCAACGGGGTGGTGAACCAGCTGGCGCACCGCGGCACCGTTCAGGAAAACCTGATGAAGGCTGCAGTCAAGAAGAACGCTGCCGCCATCGCCGCCCTGCAGGCGGAAAGGGCCACGATGCAGTCCTCCGCCGACTCGCTCACCTCCCAGGTTGCCGCAGCACAGAAGGAGCTGGACGGTCTTGCGAGCCAGGAGCAGCAGCTAGCTGACGACGTGACTGCTGCACAGGGAGAAGTGGACAGGCTGACTTCTGAGCAGAAGGCCGCCGCTGGTGCAGTAACGTCTGCCCAGGCTGACCTCGCCGCTCTGTTGGGCCACCAGGCAACCGTCCACAGTGAGCTGGCGCCGCTGCAGGATGAGTTGGCAGCGGCGCAGGATGAATCTTCGGGGCTGAAGAGCAAACTGGCCGACCTTGAAACCCAGCAGGCTGCGAACACCAAGTCCCTTGAGGCCGCCCGGACCGAGCTCGGCGCCGCACAGCAGGCAGCGTCCAATGCGGCCTCCGCCGTTGCTGCCAAGAACGCCGAAATCCAGCAGGCCCAGGCCGACCTCGCAATACTGAACACGAAGGCTGCCCAAGCGGCGGCGGATGTGGAAGCCGCGCAACAGGCAGTCACTGACGCGGAGACTCAGCTGAAAGTACTTGAGGCTGCAGGAGCCAATGCGGCTGCGGAGCTGCAGGCCCAGCAGGACAAGGTAGCCACGGCCAACCAGACGCTGGCGAACCTGCAGGCCGTTGCCGCGGCCGCCGACGTCGTTGTCACCAGCAAGAAGGACCAGATTAAGGCCGCGCAGGCGGAGTTGACGGCCCTGCAGTCCACGGCCTCCGCCGCGAAGGCGGCCCTCGACGCCACGAACGCCCAGATTTCAACAGCGCAGGGGGAGCTGACCACCCTTCAGGACAGCGCGGCGTTGGCGGCGACGGCAGTCAGTGATAACAACGCGAAGATCGCCGCCGTGAACGCTGACATCACCGCCCTGCAGGGCCAGATCAAATCCCTGAACGATCAGATCTCGGCCCAACAGGCGCAACTGACTACAGCTCAGGACGACCTGGCCGCCCTCACCGCTCAAATGAACACATTGACGGCCCAGGTCGCAAGCCTGGACAGCCAGATTGCCGCGATCAACAACAACGGCAACGGCCAAGGCAAGAAGGAACTTATCGCCAAGCGTGACGCCGCCCAGGCACAACTCAACACCGTGAACGGTCAGATCACGAACAAGAACGCGCAGATCTCCGGACTGCAGGGTGACCTCGCCGCGCTCCAGACGCAGGTCAATTCGCTGAACAGCCAATTGCAGACGAAGCAGGCGGAAAGCAGCACCCTGCAGCAGAAAGCTGCGCCCCTTCAGACGTCGCTCGACGCCGCCAACCTCGCCGTATCAACCAAACAGGGGGACATCGCAACACTCAAAGCCCAGGTGCCCGCCCTCCAAACCGCCCTGAACCAGGCGAACGGCGCGGTGACCACCAAACAGGCGGAGCTCGCCGCTCTCAAGGGCCAGCTCCCGGCACTTGAGCGGACGGCGACAGCGGCGGCAGACGCGGTGACGGCCCAGCAGCAGGTGGTGGCGGATCTCGAACGTTCCCTGCCGACCCTCACCGCAAATGTGGTCCAGGCCCAGCAGGACATCGCGGACCAGCGGGCGGTCCTGGAGGGCAAGAAAGCCGCGTTGGCTCAGGCTCAGGATGCGCTGGCCGCAGCCAATAAGGCCGTCGGGGACAAGCAGCTGGAGATTTCAGCGCTTCAGGATCAGCTCCCGGCACTCCAAAGTACCCTTGATGCGGCCAACGCTGCAGTTGCCACCAAGACCGGCGAAATCGATTCACTCAACCGGATCGGCGACACCTTGGTAGCTCAGATCACGGCACTCAATGCCCAGATCTCCACCGCTGAAGCAAACGTGCTGGACCTGCAGGCACAGGTTGCGCCGCTGTTGCAGCAACTCAACCAGCTGAATGGCGAGATCAGCGCCACGCAAGCAAAGCTGGCCACACTGCAGAGCCAGCTCAATGGGCTGGACTCGGAGCTGACAGCGGCGCAACTGAAGCTGGCCGGGCTACAGGCCCAGAAGAAACAGAACGGCGCTGACATCAAGGCCCAGAAGGACGTGGTCGCCAGCCTCCAGGCCCAGCTCGGCGCCGTCCAGTTGCAGATTGCGGGCATCGACGTAACCATCGCGCTCGGAGGCTGTGCCGCCTAA
- a CDS encoding LysR substrate-binding domain-containing protein — MDIRQLNYFIAVAEERHFGRAAKRLHMAQPPLSQQIRQLEDQLGVKLLNRTTRRVDLTAAGQLLLDRGRQIVNEVATLQADVYQVGRGATGVLRVGFSGSATYGVMPRIARVAKQVLPGLSLALHGEMLTPSMEAGLRDGTLDAALLRPPVASQDIDYRTVTREPLVVALPSFSALAVDRPVAMHELQDQDFIAYGPESVLYRTTADLCRQAGFQPRITQVVGETSTMLAFVAAGGGVAIMPSSVQAFQLEGVAYREIENVPDVELAVAWLRGHQSALLHNFLEVVVTATAGAAAPSPGHAPLPTDERLPNS, encoded by the coding sequence TTGGACATCCGCCAACTGAACTATTTCATTGCGGTTGCTGAAGAGAGGCACTTCGGCCGGGCCGCCAAGCGCCTGCACATGGCGCAGCCACCGCTCTCGCAGCAGATCCGGCAGTTGGAGGATCAGCTTGGCGTCAAGCTGCTCAACCGGACCACCCGCAGAGTTGACCTCACGGCGGCGGGTCAGCTCCTGCTGGACCGGGGACGGCAGATCGTCAACGAGGTCGCCACGCTTCAGGCCGACGTCTACCAGGTGGGGCGGGGCGCAACGGGCGTCCTGCGGGTGGGCTTTTCAGGGTCGGCAACCTACGGTGTTATGCCCCGGATCGCCCGCGTGGCCAAACAGGTGCTGCCCGGCCTGTCCCTGGCCCTGCACGGTGAGATGCTCACGCCCTCCATGGAAGCCGGGCTCCGTGACGGCACCCTGGACGCCGCGTTGCTGCGTCCTCCGGTCGCGTCCCAGGACATCGACTACCGGACAGTGACCCGGGAGCCGCTGGTTGTGGCGCTTCCCTCGTTCAGCGCGCTGGCTGTGGACCGGCCGGTGGCCATGCACGAACTGCAGGACCAGGACTTCATCGCTTACGGACCCGAGTCCGTGCTCTACCGCACCACCGCGGACCTTTGCCGCCAGGCGGGCTTCCAGCCGCGCATCACCCAGGTGGTGGGGGAAACCTCCACCATGTTGGCGTTCGTGGCTGCGGGCGGCGGGGTGGCCATCATGCCGTCCAGCGTGCAGGCCTTCCAGCTTGAAGGTGTGGCTTACCGGGAAATAGAGAATGTCCCCGATGTTGAACTGGCCGTCGCCTGGCTGCGCGGGCATCAGTCGGCGCTGCTGCACAACTTTCTGGAGGTGGTGGTGACCGCGACTGCGGGAGCCGCGGCCCCCTCCCCCGGCCATGCGCCGCTTCCCACCGATGAAAGGCTCCCCAACTCATGA